The Dehalococcoidia bacterium genomic sequence CGCGTCGCCTGGACCAGCCCGCAGACACTGCCGATCGCCGCCAACGCCGGCCTGGGCATGCTGATGACCAATCAGAAGAGCTGGGAAGAGTACCGCGAGGACGTGCGGGGCTTCAACGCCGTGCGCGCCGCCCATGGCTGGGCGCCGATGCAGCCAAGCGTGGTGGCGCACGCCGCCTGCTTCGACACGGAGGCCGAGGCCTGGGAGACGATCCGGCGTCACACGATCGAGGCGCAGATCAGCATCCAGCGCCACTACGGCTGGAAAGACGTCGAGCGCCTGCGCAACACGAAAGGCTACGAACAGTACGCCCAGTTCGGCGAGCTGTTGCAGCGCAAGACGCCTGAGGAAGTCGGCGAGCACAGCGCCCGACCGCAGGCCTGGGGCACACCGGAGCAGGTGCTGGAAAAGCTGGTGCACATCCAGCGCATGACCAGCGCCGAGGAACTGATTCTCAACTTCCGCTTCGGCGCCATGCCCGCGGCGACCGCGGAACGCTCGATGCGGCTCTTCGCCCGTGAGGTGCTGCCCAAGCTGCACGAGCTGGAGGCGCCGCTGCATCCAGACATGACCGGCGCGGCCACGGTGGGAGCCAGGGACTAAGAAACACAGGACAGAGGGCGCAGGGCGGACGTCGAGGCGGGTTCAAGCGCTCGGCAGGCCACTGGGCAGCGATCCGTGTGAGGCCCCGCCTCCCGCCCCCGCCGCCGGCGTCTCCGCATGCGCTCAGGGCGTGAGCTGGACCTTGATCGCGCCGGTCGACTTATCGGCGGCCGTGGCGAACGCTTCGTTCACCCGCTCCAGCGGGAAGCGATGCGTCACCAACGGCGTGAGGCGGGCCAGGTTCGCGCGCAGCAGTTCGATGGCCACGGCGAAGTCTCTGAGTCCGCCGGACCATGCGTAGCAGTTGGAACCAACCAGCCGCACTTCTTTGACCGAGAAATCGATCGCCGGCAGCGCGGCCGGGCCATCGAAGACGCCGAGCATGCCGATCGACCCGCCCGGACGTACCAGCCGCACGGCCTCGGCCAACGTCTCGGCCTTGCCGCCGACCGTCTCGATCACCACGTCGACGGGGCGTTCGCCCAGCGCGGCCGCGAGCTCATCGCCTGAGCTGAAGATGCCATCGGCGCCGAGCGCGGCGGCCTGCTCGCGCTGCGCCGGGTGGCGGGCAGTGGCATAGACTTCGATGGCTCCGGAGGCGCGGGCGCTGACCAGCGAGAGCAGGCCGATGCTGCCGGTCCCCAGCACCGCCACGCGCGTCCCCAATTCGACGCCTGCAAGCCGTGTGCCGCGCACGCAGACCGCCAGCGGCTCGACCAGGCTGCCGGCTTCCGCTGACAGCCCCTCGGGCAGCGGGTAGAGCGAGGCCGCGGGCACGGTCATGTACTCGGCGAGGCCGCCACGGCCGGTGACGCCGAACAGCGTACGCCGCTGACAGCGGTTGTAGTTGCCCGTGCGGCAGTGTGCGCAGCCGCCGCAGCCAACCAGCGGCTCGACGGCCACGGGCGTACCAATCGCCAGCTCAACGCCCTCGCCCACGGCATCGACGGCGCCGCCTACTTCGTGGCCGGGCAGCAATCCGGCGGGCGCGGGAAACGAACCGCGGTAGAAATGCAGATCCGTGCCGCAGATGCCCGCGGAGCAGACCCGCAGCCGCGCCCAGCCCGGTCTCGGCTCCGGCACGGGCCGGTCGACGACATCGAGGTTGCCGCTCGCATTCCACACCGCGGCGCGCATCGCTTCTCCTGCGTCCGGCTTCGCCGCTGGGGGACGAACCACCGCCTGCTCAGCCGAAAACACGCTCGCCCTGCGCCAGCACCAGCTCGATCGCCTGGGCGACGCCGTCTTCCTCGTTGCTGCCGGTCACGGCACGCGCCGCCGCCTTCACGGCCTCGTCCGCCTGCCCCATCGCGAACGAGCCGCCGGCCACCCGAAACATTTCGATATCGTTCTCGGCATCGCCGATCGCCACCACATCGGCGGGCGCGCAGCCGAGATCGCGGCACGCGACGGCGAGCGCAACGCCCTTGTCGGCGCCGGTTGCAGTGAGCGTCAGTATGCTCTTGCCGTGGCCGGAGATTGAGCTGACGAAGCGCACACGGTCGCTCCACTCCGGGGCGAGCTTGTCGACGATCGCGCGGTTCACGGCGGAGCCCTGCACAAGGATGATACGCGGGGGTACCCTGGCCGCGGCCGCGATCGACGGCACGCGCAGCAGCTCGGGCATCAACGCCGCGGCGCCAAGCTCGCCCTCGATTTTCATCAGCACCGCGTCGTCCTGCGCCACCCAGGCGATGCAGCGCTGCGCATCGATGATCTCGTACAGCCGTGTGCCGAACGCGGCCGGCATGCGCAGATCGAGCAGGTCGGCGCCGTCCGAGAGCCGCCGTACCTCGGCGCCAGAACAGGCGATTATGGGGCCGGAGAGCCCGAACAACTTTGCCACACGCTCCGCGCGCTGATACCAGCCTGCAGTGGCGATCACGATCTGCAGCCCGGCGGCGAGCGCGGCCTCGACCGCCTGCCGGTTCCGCGGCGAGACGGCCTCGGTACCGGAAAGCAGCGTGCCGTCGAGGTCGATCGCCAGAGCGCGAATCGCCACCTCGGACCTCCATGCCTGGTGCGCGCCAGCCTCGGCGCAGGCTGCTGGGGCTGGCGCGATCCCCGTGGGAATCGCACCTCGGCGCCGTGTCGCTACCCTGCCCGGGCGGGGCTGGCGCGGAGCGACTGCGTGAACTGGCTGATCGTCATCGCCGGGTAGGTGGTGATGCGGATCGTGCCGCGCGCCCCGAGCTCGACCGAGATGCGGGCGATCACTTCGTTACTCGGAGCCTCGACGACGTTGACGAAGTCGTAGTTGCCGATCACCGCGTACTGGGCGGTCACGCGGCCGCCCATCGCTTCGACCTCCTTGTTGACCTCCTCGAGCCGTTCCGGCCGCTCCTTGAGCGTCTTACGGCCTTCGTCTGTCAGGGTGCTGAGCAGGATGTAGGTCGGCATGGCAACCTCCCCATGACCGGGCGGCCCGCTCCGGGGCGGCAGCGGCCGGCGGCAAGGAGACGCTAGTGCGCCTCCGGTGGTTTGTCAACCGGAAGTTCCTACGAGCGCAGACACGGCGCCTCGGCTTCGGGCCAGGTCGCGCAAGAGTGGATCTGCCGCTCAGGCGGCTGCGCACGGGGTTCATACTGGATGTAGACTGTGCGACACCCGCGCGAAGCCGCTGAGCACAAGCATCGGTGGAGGACGCGATGACACGCCCCGACCTGAACCGCCGCCTCTCGACCCAGGACGCCTCGTTCCTCTACGCCGAGAAGCCGAACCAGCCGATGCACGTCGGCATGGTGGCGATCTACGCCGGCCGCCTGACGCGGCAGGCGGTGCTCGACGCCCTGCGAAGCCGCC encodes the following:
- a CDS encoding LLM class flavin-dependent oxidoreductase, whose product is MRIGVHFNYQNYGDWDRFEAHQPGPPTVSDQQLYEEELALGSLVEPLGFDSYWAIDHHFSPYIMTSGAVQHLTYFAGKTQRIDFGTMVIVLPWYDPIVVAEQVSVLDNLLQGRRLTLGLGRGAAKREFDAFRSPMDESRDRFAESLEILRAALSQEWFSHDGEFYHIPETTIRPRPRNPEDLVNRMRVAWTSPQTLPIAANAGLGMLMTNQKSWEEYREDVRGFNAVRAAHGWAPMQPSVVAHAACFDTEAEAWETIRRHTIEAQISIQRHYGWKDVERLRNTKGYEQYAQFGELLQRKTPEEVGEHSARPQAWGTPEQVLEKLVHIQRMTSAEELILNFRFGAMPAATAERSMRLFAREVLPKLHELEAPLHPDMTGAATVGARD
- a CDS encoding alcohol dehydrogenase catalytic domain-containing protein; translated protein: MRAAVWNASGNLDVVDRPVPEPRPGWARLRVCSAGICGTDLHFYRGSFPAPAGLLPGHEVGGAVDAVGEGVELAIGTPVAVEPLVGCGGCAHCRTGNYNRCQRRTLFGVTGRGGLAEYMTVPAASLYPLPEGLSAEAGSLVEPLAVCVRGTRLAGVELGTRVAVLGTGSIGLLSLVSARASGAIEVYATARHPAQREQAAALGADGIFSSGDELAAALGERPVDVVIETVGGKAETLAEAVRLVRPGGSIGMLGVFDGPAALPAIDFSVKEVRLVGSNCYAWSGGLRDFAVAIELLRANLARLTPLVTHRFPLERVNEAFATAADKSTGAIKVQLTP
- a CDS encoding HAD family hydrolase, whose translation is MAIRALAIDLDGTLLSGTEAVSPRNRQAVEAALAAGLQIVIATAGWYQRAERVAKLFGLSGPIIACSGAEVRRLSDGADLLDLRMPAAFGTRLYEIIDAQRCIAWVAQDDAVLMKIEGELGAAALMPELLRVPSIAAAARVPPRIILVQGSAVNRAIVDKLAPEWSDRVRFVSSISGHGKSILTLTATGADKGVALAVACRDLGCAPADVVAIGDAENDIEMFRVAGGSFAMGQADEAVKAAARAVTGSNEEDGVAQAIELVLAQGERVFG
- a CDS encoding GYD domain-containing protein → MPTYILLSTLTDEGRKTLKERPERLEEVNKEVEAMGGRVTAQYAVIGNYDFVNVVEAPSNEVIARISVELGARGTIRITTYPAMTISQFTQSLRASPARAG